From Pseudomonas poae, the proteins below share one genomic window:
- the cysM gene encoding cysteine synthase CysM encodes MTLQYPTIADCVGNTPLVRLQRMAGETSNTLLLKLEGNNPAGSVKDRPALSMITRAELRGQIKPGDTLIEATSGNTGIALAMAAAIKGYKMVLIMPDNGSAERKAAMTAYGAQLILVTQEEGMEGARDLAERMAAEGRGVVLDQFANGDNPEAHYTSTGPEIWRQTQGTITHFVSSMGTTGTIMGNSRYLKEQNPEIQIVGLQPMEGAAIPGIRRWPEEYLPKIYNATRVDRIIDMAQREAEDTTRRLAREEGIFCGVSSGGAVAGMLRLSKEVENAVIVAIICDRGDRYLSTGIFDEPN; translated from the coding sequence ATGACCTTGCAGTACCCTACAATCGCCGATTGCGTCGGCAACACGCCCCTGGTCCGCTTGCAACGCATGGCGGGTGAAACCAGCAATACCCTGCTGCTCAAGCTCGAAGGGAACAACCCGGCCGGCTCGGTAAAAGACCGCCCGGCGCTGTCGATGATCACCCGCGCCGAGTTGCGCGGGCAGATCAAGCCCGGCGACACCCTGATCGAAGCCACCTCCGGCAACACCGGGATCGCCCTGGCCATGGCTGCGGCGATCAAGGGTTACAAAATGGTGCTGATCATGCCCGACAACGGCAGCGCCGAGCGCAAGGCGGCGATGACCGCCTATGGCGCGCAGTTGATTCTGGTCACCCAGGAAGAAGGCATGGAAGGCGCCCGTGACCTCGCCGAGCGCATGGCCGCCGAAGGCCGTGGCGTGGTGCTGGACCAGTTCGCCAATGGGGATAACCCCGAAGCGCACTACACCAGCACCGGCCCGGAAATCTGGCGCCAGACCCAGGGCACCATCACTCATTTCGTCAGCTCCATGGGCACCACCGGCACCATCATGGGCAATTCGCGCTACCTCAAGGAGCAGAATCCCGAGATCCAGATCGTCGGCCTGCAACCGATGGAAGGCGCGGCGATTCCCGGTATCCGCCGCTGGCCTGAAGAGTACCTGCCGAAGATTTACAACGCGACGCGCGTGGATCGCATCATCGACATGGCTCAGCGCGAAGCCGAAGACACCACTCGCCGCCTGGCCCGTGAAGAAGGCATCTTCTGTGGCGTGTCCTCCGGCGGCGCCGTTGCCGGTATGTTGCGTCTGTCCAAAGAAGTGGAAAACGCGGTGATCGTCGCGATCATCTGTGACCGAGGCGACCGCTACCTGTCGACCGGCATCTTCGACGAACCCAACTGA
- the rlmD gene encoding 23S rRNA (uracil(1939)-C(5))-methyltransferase RlmD produces the protein MAKHERGLRFQPTGGSRAPQIPVGKKQRLTIERLANDGRGIVFFEGRTWFVNGALAGEEVEARVLGAHGKVVEARTERVFKASELRRPAPCAHFGRCGGCSVQHLPHDEQLALKQRMLAEQLSRVAGVEPQAWAAPLSGPEFGYRRRARVAVRWDAKAKHLEVGFRAVASQDIVAIDDCPVLVQALQPIMQRLPNMLRRLSKPQALGHVELFSGSSIAVLLRHMSPLSEPDLQILKEFCAFHEAQLWLQGEGQPEPVEPDQALGFRLEAWDLELAYRPGDFVQVNAGVNEAMVAQALEWLAPQPHERVLDLFCGLGNFALPLAREVREVVAVEGVQTMVDRAALNAVSNNLHNVQFFQADLSQPLTDAEWAKQGFSAVLLDPPRDGALEVVRKLANLGAKRLVYVSCNPATLARDTVELVKQGYRLKRAGILDMFPQTAHVEAMALFEAG, from the coding sequence ATGGCCAAGCACGAGAGAGGCCTGCGCTTCCAACCGACGGGCGGCAGCCGGGCCCCGCAGATTCCTGTAGGCAAGAAACAACGCCTGACCATCGAGCGCCTGGCCAACGACGGCCGCGGCATTGTGTTCTTTGAAGGGCGCACCTGGTTCGTCAATGGCGCACTCGCCGGTGAGGAAGTGGAAGCGCGGGTGTTGGGCGCCCACGGCAAAGTGGTCGAAGCCCGCACCGAGCGTGTGTTCAAGGCCAGCGAACTGCGCCGCCCGGCGCCGTGTGCACACTTCGGTCGTTGTGGCGGTTGCAGCGTGCAGCACTTGCCCCATGACGAACAACTCGCCCTGAAACAGCGCATGCTCGCCGAGCAATTGTCGCGCGTGGCGGGTGTTGAACCGCAAGCGTGGGCCGCGCCTTTGAGCGGGCCGGAATTCGGTTATCGGCGGCGTGCCCGTGTGGCCGTGCGTTGGGATGCCAAGGCGAAACACCTCGAAGTCGGTTTTCGCGCCGTCGCCAGCCAGGACATCGTCGCTATCGATGATTGCCCGGTGCTGGTACAGGCTTTGCAACCGATCATGCAGCGTCTGCCGAACATGTTGCGCCGCCTGAGTAAACCGCAGGCGTTGGGGCATGTGGAGTTGTTCAGCGGTTCGTCGATTGCGGTGTTGTTGCGGCATATGTCGCCGCTGTCCGAGCCGGACCTGCAGATACTCAAAGAATTCTGCGCCTTCCATGAAGCCCAATTGTGGCTGCAGGGCGAGGGCCAGCCGGAACCCGTAGAGCCCGACCAGGCCCTGGGCTTTCGATTGGAAGCCTGGGACCTGGAACTGGCGTATCGGCCAGGCGATTTTGTCCAGGTCAACGCCGGGGTGAATGAGGCCATGGTTGCCCAGGCCCTGGAGTGGCTGGCGCCGCAGCCCCACGAGCGGGTGTTGGACCTGTTTTGCGGCCTGGGCAACTTTGCCCTGCCATTGGCCCGCGAGGTGCGGGAAGTGGTGGCGGTAGAAGGCGTGCAGACCATGGTGGACCGGGCGGCCCTGAATGCCGTCAGCAACAATTTGCATAATGTGCAGTTTTTTCAGGCCGATTTGTCTCAGCCTTTGACTGACGCGGAATGGGCCAAACAGGGCTTTTCTGCGGTACTCTTGGACCCACCCCGCGATGGTGCCCTGGAGGTCGTGCGCAAGCTCGCGAACCTTGGGGCCAAGCGTCTGGTGTATGTGTCTTGCAACCCGGCCACGCTGGCGCGGGACACGGTTGAGTTGGTCAAGCAAGGCTACCGGCTAAAACGTGCCGGGATCCTCGACATGTTTCCGCAGACAGCTCATGTCGAGGCCATGGCGTTATTTGAGGCGGGCTAG
- the relA gene encoding GTP diphosphokinase, with the protein MVQVRAHQPINTDGSINLEAWLDHAISVDPALDREALKAACEFARESEQQDNAAKNLWAEGTSSFRTGLEIAEILADLKLDQDSLIAAVLYRGVREGHIPLATVGQRFGSVVAKLIDGVLRMAAISASLSPRQSMVLGTQGQVENLRKMLVAMVDDVRVALIKLAERTCAIRAVKTADDEKRNRVAREVFDIYAPLAHRLGIGHIKWELEDLSFRYLEPDQYKQIATLLHERRLDRERFISDVMGQLRSELQATGVDADISGRAKHIYSIWRKMQRKGLAFSQIYDVRAVRVLVPEMRDCYTALGIVHTLWRHIPKEFDDYIANPKENGYRSLHTAVIGPEGKVLEVQIRTHAMHEEAELGVCAHWRYKGTDVKAGSNQYEEKISWLRQVLEWHEELGDIGGLAEQLRVDIEPDRVYIFTPDGHAIDLPKGATPLDFAYRVHTEIGHNCRGAKINGRIVPLNYSLQTGEQVEIITSKHGTPSRDWLNPNLGYITTSRARAKIVHWFKLQARDQNVAAGKTLLERELARLGLPQVDFDKLAEKANMKIAEDMFAALGAGDLRLAQLVNLAQQLVEPERGSEQLELIPRKATGYKPGKRGDIQIQGVGNLMTQMAGCCQPLPGDAIVGYITQGRGVSIHRQDCASVLQLGGREPERIIQVSWGPVPVLTYPVDIIIRAYDRSGLLRDVSQVLLNERINVLAVNTRSNKEDNTALMSLTIEIPGLDALGRLLGRISQLPNIIETRRNRTP; encoded by the coding sequence ATGGTACAGGTGAGAGCACACCAGCCGATCAACACCGACGGCAGTATCAATCTCGAGGCATGGCTGGATCATGCCATCAGTGTCGACCCGGCACTGGACCGTGAAGCCTTGAAAGCAGCCTGCGAGTTCGCTCGTGAGTCTGAACAGCAAGACAATGCGGCCAAAAACCTGTGGGCCGAAGGCACTTCAAGCTTTCGTACCGGGTTGGAAATCGCCGAGATCCTTGCCGATCTCAAGCTGGACCAGGATTCGCTGATCGCCGCCGTGCTCTATCGCGGCGTGCGTGAAGGGCATATTCCGTTGGCCACCGTTGGCCAGCGTTTCGGCTCCGTGGTGGCCAAGCTCATCGACGGCGTGCTGCGCATGGCCGCCATCAGTGCCAGTCTCAGCCCGCGCCAGTCCATGGTGCTGGGCACCCAGGGCCAGGTCGAGAACCTGCGCAAGATGCTGGTGGCGATGGTCGACGACGTACGCGTCGCCCTGATCAAGCTGGCCGAACGCACGTGCGCGATCCGAGCGGTGAAAACCGCCGACGACGAGAAGCGCAACCGCGTCGCCCGCGAAGTCTTCGACATCTACGCGCCGCTGGCCCACCGCTTGGGTATCGGCCATATCAAGTGGGAGCTGGAGGATTTGTCCTTCCGCTACCTCGAGCCCGATCAATACAAACAGATCGCCACATTGCTGCACGAGCGGCGGCTCGACCGTGAGCGCTTTATCTCTGACGTGATGGGCCAGCTGCGTTCCGAGTTGCAGGCCACCGGCGTCGATGCCGACATCAGCGGTCGCGCCAAACACATCTATTCCATCTGGCGCAAAATGCAGCGCAAGGGCCTGGCGTTCAGCCAGATCTATGACGTGCGTGCCGTGCGGGTGCTGGTGCCGGAAATGCGCGACTGCTACACCGCGCTGGGCATCGTCCACACCCTGTGGCGGCACATTCCCAAGGAGTTCGACGACTACATCGCCAACCCCAAGGAAAACGGCTATCGCTCGCTGCACACCGCCGTGATCGGGCCCGAGGGCAAGGTGCTGGAAGTGCAGATCCGCACCCACGCCATGCACGAGGAAGCGGAGCTTGGGGTGTGTGCGCACTGGCGTTACAAGGGCACCGACGTCAAGGCCGGGTCCAACCAGTACGAAGAGAAAATCTCCTGGCTGCGCCAAGTGCTGGAATGGCACGAAGAACTGGGCGACATCGGCGGCCTGGCCGAACAGTTGCGGGTGGATATCGAGCCGGATCGTGTCTACATCTTCACCCCTGATGGCCACGCCATCGACTTGCCCAAGGGCGCCACGCCGCTGGACTTTGCCTACCGCGTGCACACCGAAATCGGTCACAACTGCCGGGGCGCCAAGATCAACGGGCGCATCGTGCCGCTCAACTACAGCCTGCAAACCGGTGAGCAGGTCGAGATCATCACCAGCAAGCACGGCACCCCGAGCCGCGACTGGCTGAACCCGAACCTGGGTTATATCACCACGTCGCGAGCGCGGGCGAAGATCGTTCACTGGTTCAAATTGCAGGCGCGCGACCAGAACGTCGCCGCCGGCAAGACCTTGCTCGAGCGCGAACTGGCCCGCCTGGGCCTGCCGCAGGTGGACTTCGACAAGCTGGCCGAAAAAGCCAACATGAAGATCGCCGAAGACATGTTCGCCGCCCTTGGTGCCGGTGACCTGCGCCTGGCGCAACTGGTCAATCTGGCGCAGCAATTGGTCGAGCCGGAGCGCGGCAGCGAGCAACTGGAGCTGATCCCACGCAAGGCCACCGGTTACAAGCCGGGCAAGCGTGGCGACATCCAGATCCAGGGCGTTGGCAACCTGATGACGCAAATGGCCGGTTGCTGCCAGCCGTTGCCGGGCGACGCCATCGTCGGTTACATCACCCAGGGCCGTGGGGTGAGCATTCACCGCCAGGACTGCGCCTCGGTGCTGCAACTGGGCGGGCGCGAGCCGGAGCGCATCATCCAGGTCAGCTGGGGTCCGGTGCCGGTGCTCACCTACCCGGTGGATATCATCATCCGTGCGTACGACCGTTCCGGTTTGCTGCGTGACGTGTCGCAGGTGCTGCTCAATGAGCGGATCAACGTGCTGGCGGTCAACACCCGCTCGAACAAAGAGGACAACACTGCGTTGATGTCCTTGACCATCGAGATTCCGGGCCTGGACGCGCTGGGGCGGTTGCTGGGACGGATTTCCCAGTTGCCGAACATCATCGAGACCCGCCGTAATCGCACCCCATGA
- the mazG gene encoding nucleoside triphosphate pyrophosphohydrolase, which yields MYSLEDLLHLMNRLRDPQYGCPWDIKQTYATIVPHTLEEAYEVADAIERGDFDHLQGELGDLLFQVVYYSQLAREEGRFEFAGVIDSITRKLIRRHPHVFPTGELYAPLDIPQLSEEQVKARWEQIKAEERAEKSDAPEQLSLLDDVPAALPSLSRAAKLQKRASQVGFDWPSALPVVDNVREELDEVLEAMADNDPQAIADEVGDLLFAAVNLARHLKVDPETALRGANAKFERRFRFIEQALRETHQPIEDCTLEVLDALWGEAKRQEKNVSSCG from the coding sequence ATGTATTCACTAGAAGACCTGCTGCACCTGATGAACCGCCTGCGGGACCCGCAATACGGGTGCCCGTGGGACATCAAGCAAACCTATGCGACCATCGTCCCGCACACCCTGGAAGAAGCCTACGAAGTCGCCGACGCCATCGAGCGCGGCGACTTCGATCATCTGCAAGGCGAGTTGGGCGACCTGCTGTTCCAAGTGGTGTATTACAGCCAACTGGCGCGGGAAGAAGGGCGCTTCGAATTTGCCGGGGTGATCGACAGCATCACGCGCAAGCTGATCCGTCGCCACCCGCATGTGTTCCCGACCGGTGAGCTGTACGCGCCGCTGGATATTCCCCAGCTCAGCGAAGAGCAGGTGAAGGCGCGTTGGGAACAGATCAAGGCCGAGGAACGAGCGGAAAAATCCGACGCGCCGGAGCAACTTTCCCTGCTCGATGATGTGCCTGCTGCTTTACCGTCGCTGTCCCGTGCCGCCAAGTTGCAAAAGCGCGCCAGCCAGGTCGGCTTCGACTGGCCGTCTGCCTTGCCGGTGGTAGATAACGTGCGCGAGGAGCTGGATGAAGTGCTCGAAGCCATGGCCGACAACGACCCGCAGGCCATCGCCGATGAGGTCGGTGACTTGCTGTTTGCGGCAGTCAACCTGGCCCGTCATCTCAAGGTCGACCCTGAAACCGCGTTGCGTGGCGCGAATGCCAAGTTCGAACGACGTTTCCGATTTATCGAACAGGCATTGCGCGAGACGCACCAACCCATAGAAGATTGCACCCTCGAAGTGTTGGACGCCCTCTGGGGCGAAGCCAAACGTCAGGAAAAGAATGTGTCCAGCTGCGGTTGA
- a CDS encoding DUF2058 domain-containing protein — MSISLRDQLLKAGLVNQKQAKQVGKEKQKQQRLVHKGQIEADDTQARLAAEAQAEKVKRDQELNRQQQEKAEAKARTAQVKQLIETSRLPKLTTEDYYNFVDDKKVKRLSVNTLMRNKLSNGSLAIVHHGGGYEVIPREAALKIQERAPERIVQLNLLTESQVPDEDDPYAAYQIPDDLMW; from the coding sequence ATGAGCATTTCCCTTCGCGACCAGTTGCTCAAAGCAGGGCTGGTCAACCAAAAGCAGGCCAAACAGGTCGGCAAAGAGAAACAGAAACAGCAGCGCCTGGTCCACAAAGGCCAGATCGAGGCCGATGACACCCAGGCACGCCTGGCTGCCGAGGCGCAGGCCGAAAAGGTCAAGCGCGACCAGGAGCTGAACCGCCAGCAGCAGGAAAAGGCCGAGGCCAAGGCCCGTACGGCCCAGGTCAAGCAACTGATCGAAACCTCGCGCCTGCCCAAGCTGACCACCGAGGACTACTACAACTTCGTGGATGACAAGAAGGTCAAGCGCCTGTCGGTCAACACGCTGATGCGCAACAAGCTGAGCAACGGCTCGCTGGCGATCGTGCATCACGGCGGCGGTTACGAAGTGATCCCGCGTGAAGCGGCGCTGAAGATCCAGGAGCGCGCACCGGAGCGTATCGTGCAGCTCAATCTTCTCACCGAGAGCCAGGTGCCGGACGAGGATGATCCATACGCCGCCTACCAGATCCCGGATGATCTGATGTGGTAA
- a CDS encoding DUF3108 domain-containing protein, whose translation MRRALLFAFALFALPAVQAADLHPFSVSYTADWKQLPMSGSAERSLAKNGDGTWTLNFKASMMIASLTETSVILFDKDTLQPKSYTFERGGLGKAKKINLDFDQSAKKVTGFENKDAVNVPLQSGMLDKSTYQLALQRDVAAGKKSMSYNVVEGTDVDTYDFRVIGPEKVQTKVGSIDAIKVERVRDPTQSKRITQMWFAKDQGGILVALRQVETDGKEYNIMLQDGTVDGKAVKGS comes from the coding sequence ATGCGTCGCGCCTTGCTCTTCGCTTTTGCGCTGTTCGCCTTGCCTGCCGTGCAAGCAGCAGACCTACACCCTTTCTCCGTCAGCTACACCGCCGACTGGAAACAGTTGCCCATGAGTGGCTCGGCTGAACGCAGCCTGGCCAAGAATGGCGATGGCACCTGGACCTTGAATTTCAAGGCTTCCATGATGATCGCCAGCCTGACCGAAACCAGCGTGATCCTGTTCGACAAGGACACCCTGCAACCGAAGAGCTATACCTTCGAACGCGGCGGCCTGGGCAAAGCCAAGAAGATCAACCTGGATTTCGACCAGTCCGCCAAGAAAGTCACTGGCTTTGAAAACAAGGACGCGGTCAACGTGCCCCTGCAAAGCGGCATGCTCGACAAGTCGACCTACCAGTTGGCGCTGCAGCGCGACGTGGCAGCCGGCAAGAAAAGCATGAGCTACAACGTGGTAGAAGGCACCGATGTCGACACCTATGACTTTCGTGTGATCGGCCCGGAAAAGGTCCAGACCAAGGTCGGCTCCATCGACGCGATCAAGGTTGAGCGCGTGCGTGACCCCACGCAAAGCAAGCGCATCACCCAGATGTGGTTTGCCAAGGACCAGGGCGGCATTCTGGTTGCCCTGCGTCAGGTTGAAACTGACGGCAAGGAATACAACATCATGCTGCAGGACGGCACCGTTGACGGCAAGGCTGTCAAAGGTAGCTGA
- the purN gene encoding phosphoribosylglycinamide formyltransferase, translated as MSQTCDVVVLLSGTGSNLQALIDSTRTGDSPVRIAAVISNRSDAYGLQRARDAGIDTRSLDHKAFEGREAFDSALIELIDAFNPKLVVLAGFMRILSPDFVRHYQGRLLNIHPSLLPKYKGLHTHQRALEAGDTEHGCSVHFVTEELDGGPLVVQAVVPVESDDSAQTLAQRVHTQEHRIYPLAVRWFAEGRLILGDQGALLDGQLLAASGHLIRT; from the coding sequence ATGTCTCAGACCTGTGATGTCGTGGTGCTGCTTTCCGGCACCGGCAGTAACTTGCAGGCCCTGATCGACAGCACGCGCACCGGCGACAGCCCGGTGCGCATCGCTGCGGTGATCTCCAACCGCAGCGACGCCTACGGCCTGCAACGCGCCAGGGACGCAGGTATCGATACCCGCTCCCTGGATCACAAGGCTTTCGAAGGCCGCGAAGCCTTCGATAGCGCCTTGATCGAACTGATCGACGCCTTCAACCCCAAGCTCGTCGTCCTCGCCGGTTTCATGCGCATTCTCAGCCCTGACTTCGTGCGGCATTACCAAGGGCGCCTGCTGAATATCCACCCTTCCCTGCTGCCCAAATACAAAGGGTTACATACCCACCAACGCGCCCTCGAGGCCGGCGACACGGAGCATGGCTGCAGCGTGCACTTTGTCACCGAGGAACTCGATGGCGGGCCTCTGGTCGTACAGGCAGTGGTTCCGGTAGAGTCTGACGACTCGGCGCAGACCCTTGCGCAAAGGGTTCACACCCAGGAACACAGGATTTACCCGCTGGCTGTTCGCTGGTTTGCCGAGGGGCGGTTGATTCTTGGTGACCAGGGTGCATTATTGGACGGTCAGTTACTTGCGGCCAGCGGCCACTTGATTCGAACCTAG
- a CDS encoding DUF2066 domain-containing protein — MRLCKFFFVGCLSLVSLASHAETLNGLYQVLEPVSSQSPQERDQATQRAVQTLVIRLTGDAKAAEGPGLAAIRKDPQQIISQYGYDAGPPESLQVDFDPVSTDRALRDAGLSIWGSNRPSILGWWLNDSTEGSSLVGDGQTVAQALRRAAQHRGLPLRLPLGDLDEQVVATAPNLESADATPLRAASERYGADALLAVHARQEGSQWQAKWRLWLGDKSEQGTAQGADTAAVADAVLLAVSQKLAPRFAVKPGVSAEQLLEVQGMNLERYAALGHLLEPFGGQPQLVDGNRIVYRVNGSADQLRTQLSLAKLQEVPAGEAPAPQPVVGGTQPAAPPEPQAQLRFRW; from the coding sequence ATGCGTCTGTGTAAATTCTTTTTTGTAGGCTGCTTGTCGTTGGTCAGCCTGGCGAGTCATGCCGAAACCCTCAATGGCCTTTACCAAGTACTTGAACCCGTCAGCAGCCAATCGCCGCAAGAGCGTGACCAGGCTACCCAGCGCGCCGTGCAGACCCTGGTGATTCGTCTCACCGGCGACGCCAAGGCCGCCGAAGGGCCGGGCCTGGCGGCGATTCGCAAGGACCCGCAGCAAATCATCAGTCAATACGGCTACGACGCCGGCCCGCCCGAAAGCCTGCAAGTGGATTTCGACCCGGTCAGTACCGATCGCGCCTTGCGTGACGCGGGTCTGTCGATCTGGGGCAGCAATCGGCCGTCGATCCTCGGCTGGTGGCTCAACGACTCTACCGAAGGCAGCAGCCTCGTCGGGGATGGCCAGACCGTGGCCCAGGCGTTGCGCCGTGCCGCCCAGCACCGTGGCTTGCCGTTGCGTCTGCCGTTGGGGGATCTGGATGAGCAGGTGGTCGCCACCGCACCGAATCTTGAAAGTGCCGATGCCACACCCTTGCGCGCCGCCTCCGAACGCTACGGCGCGGATGCTTTGCTCGCGGTGCATGCGCGTCAGGAAGGCAGTCAATGGCAAGCCAAATGGCGTTTGTGGCTCGGCGACAAGAGCGAGCAGGGCACTGCGCAAGGTGCCGACACCGCCGCCGTGGCCGATGCAGTATTGCTCGCCGTCAGCCAGAAACTGGCCCCGCGCTTTGCAGTCAAGCCCGGTGTCAGCGCCGAGCAATTGCTGGAAGTGCAGGGCATGAACCTGGAGCGCTATGCCGCTCTGGGGCATTTGCTGGAACCGTTTGGCGGTCAGCCGCAGTTAGTGGATGGCAATCGTATTGTGTATCGCGTCAACGGCAGTGCCGATCAGTTGCGTACCCAGTTGAGCCTGGCCAAGTTGCAGGAGGTGCCGGCGGGTGAGGCACCTGCGCCGCAACCGGTGGTCGGTGGAACACAACCGGCTGCGCCGCCTGAACCTCAGGCGCAGCTGCGTTTTCGTTGGTAA
- the hda gene encoding DnaA regulatory inactivator Hda: MKPIQLPLGVRLRDDATFINYYPGANAAALGYVERLCEADAGWTESLIYLWGKHGVGRTHLLQAACLRFEQTGEPAVYLPLAELMDRGIGIFDHLEQYELVCLDDLQVIAGKAEWEEALFHLFNRLRDSGRRLLIAASTSPRELPVKLADLKSRLTLALIFQMRPLSDEDKLRALQLRASRRGLHLTDEVGHFILTRGTRSMSALFDLLEQLDQASLQAQRKLTIPFLKETLGW, from the coding sequence ATGAAACCGATTCAGCTGCCCTTGGGTGTGCGTCTGCGTGACGACGCCACCTTTATCAACTACTACCCAGGCGCCAATGCCGCTGCACTCGGCTATGTCGAGCGGCTCTGCGAAGCCGACGCCGGGTGGACCGAAAGCCTGATCTATCTGTGGGGCAAGCACGGCGTAGGGCGTACCCACCTGTTGCAGGCCGCGTGCCTGCGTTTCGAGCAGACCGGCGAGCCGGCGGTTTACCTGCCCCTGGCTGAGTTGATGGACCGTGGTATCGGCATCTTCGACCACCTTGAGCAATACGAGCTGGTGTGCCTGGACGACCTGCAGGTGATCGCCGGCAAGGCGGAGTGGGAAGAGGCGCTGTTTCATTTGTTCAACCGCCTGCGCGACAGCGGCCGGCGCTTGCTGATTGCCGCATCCACCTCGCCACGTGAATTACCGGTGAAGCTGGCTGACCTCAAGTCGCGCCTGACCCTGGCGCTGATCTTCCAGATGCGCCCCCTGTCCGACGAAGACAAATTGCGCGCCTTGCAACTGCGTGCGTCGCGTCGCGGCCTGCACCTCACTGACGAAGTGGGGCACTTTATTCTCACCCGTGGCACCCGCAGCATGAGCGCGTTGTTCGATTTGCTCGAACAGCTCGATCAGGCATCTCTGCAAGCGCAACGAAAATTGACGATCCCCTTTCTCAAAGAAACTTTGGGTTGGTAA
- a CDS encoding NlpC/P60 family protein — MLNRFAPLVPLALVTLLFGCATHTQNVAEQQKPVQQSQAKFVAAQSSTVYEDTLYKEEQATEKELAAFGGNKPYQLPVLADSILERGMSLIGTRYRFGGTSEAGFDCSGFIGYLFREEAGMNLPRSTREMINVKAPLVARNNLKPGDLLFFSTAGRGRVSHAGIYLGDNQFIHSSSRRSGGVRVDSLGDSYWSKTFIEAKRALAMAPTTVTASK; from the coding sequence ATGCTAAATCGCTTCGCACCCCTCGTGCCTCTCGCACTCGTTACCCTGTTGTTTGGTTGCGCCACCCACACTCAAAACGTGGCTGAGCAGCAAAAACCAGTACAACAGTCCCAGGCAAAATTCGTCGCTGCTCAGTCTTCTACTGTTTATGAAGACACTCTTTATAAAGAAGAGCAGGCTACCGAGAAAGAACTGGCCGCCTTCGGTGGCAACAAGCCTTATCAGCTTCCAGTTCTGGCCGACAGCATCCTCGAACGCGGCATGTCCCTGATCGGTACCCGTTACCGTTTCGGCGGCACCTCCGAAGCCGGTTTCGACTGCAGCGGTTTCATCGGCTACCTTTTTCGTGAAGAAGCTGGCATGAACCTGCCACGCTCCACCCGCGAAATGATCAACGTGAAAGCACCGTTGGTCGCACGCAACAACCTCAAGCCCGGTGATCTGCTTTTCTTCAGTACTGCTGGCCGTGGCCGCGTAAGCCATGCCGGTATCTACCTGGGCGATAACCAGTTTATCCACTCCAGCAGCCGCCGCAGTGGTGGTGTTCGAGTGGACAGCCTGGGTGACAGCTACTGGAGCAAAACCTTCATCGAAGCCAAGCGCGCACTCGCCATGGCCCCGACTACGGTTACCGCTAGCAAGTAA
- a CDS encoding C40 family peptidase, with protein sequence MSTSARLFLVLCAALLSACASRPPPPAPVAVKPKPVFNYSTQNFSPAAEDVLFRALGLVGTPYRWGGNTPDSGFDCSGLIGFVFRDAAGISLPRTTRELIVMRAQDVSEQNLQTGDLLFFATGGGSQVSHAGIYVGEGRFVHAPQTGGTVKLDTLSKAYWQNAYLSAKRVLPANLARNP encoded by the coding sequence ATGTCGACCTCGGCCCGCCTGTTTCTTGTCCTCTGCGCCGCGCTGCTCAGCGCCTGCGCCAGTCGTCCACCGCCGCCCGCTCCCGTAGCGGTCAAGCCTAAGCCGGTGTTCAACTATTCCACGCAGAATTTCTCGCCTGCGGCTGAAGACGTGCTCTTCCGTGCGCTGGGCCTGGTTGGCACACCTTACCGTTGGGGCGGCAACACGCCGGACTCCGGGTTTGATTGCAGTGGCCTGATCGGTTTCGTCTTTCGCGACGCTGCCGGCATCTCCCTGCCGCGCACCACCCGTGAGCTGATCGTGATGCGTGCGCAGGATGTGAGCGAGCAGAACCTGCAAACCGGTGACTTGCTGTTCTTCGCCACCGGTGGCGGCTCGCAGGTCAGCCATGCCGGGATCTACGTGGGTGAAGGCCGCTTTGTGCACGCCCCGCAAACCGGCGGCACTGTGAAGCTCGATACCCTGTCCAAGGCGTATTGGCAGAATGCCTACCTGAGCGCCAAGCGCGTGTTGCCAGCTAACCTGGCGCGTAACCCCTAG